One window from the genome of Ananas comosus cultivar F153 linkage group 13, ASM154086v1, whole genome shotgun sequence encodes:
- the LOC109719394 gene encoding uncharacterized protein LOC109719394, with translation MAMTELESAEFWLPSEFLGDDYYLEEAKVGNGVGLGLGLGFGSSLDSPAESAESDEEDYMAGLTRRMAHSFLLDDDKEPTATQNPKPRVMAGSPQSTLCAMGLWSSSGHDSPNGPSQVPSPPSSPLETLAEDPWDLLNLAADEVMRMSLHEQGNHRSFNGVNLSVPAQKPSSPPIRAPPKNPNPSPNPYPNGGYYTTPLMTQRQVQVAQFHHLRQQQLLKQQQQQQQIAAAAPQWGKQSKRSCVGGGEGRYARPLGLSPAAWPPLQKTQLPQPQPQRGSGMRAIFLTGAGAKKESAGTGVFLPRRAGAPTEPRKKPSCSTVLLPARVVQALNLNLDEFGAQPRYPGGFVLDHDALVGRSNAGLSHHKRSSNQLRPQPHPPSAVATAAAAPALPHELRLPQEWTY, from the exons ATGGCGATGACCGAGTTGGAATCGGCCGAGTTCTGGCTCCCTTCCGAGTTCCTCGGCGACGACTACTACCTCGAGGAGGCGAAGGTGGGCAACGGagtggggttggggttggggttggggttcgGGTCGAGCCTCGACTCGCCCGCGGAGTCGGCGGAGAGCGACGAGGAGGACTACATGGCCGGGTTGACTCGCCGCATGGCGCACTCCTTCCTCCTCGACGACGACAAGGAGCCCACCGCTACGCAGAACCCTAAG CCCCGGGTCATGGCCGGTTCCCCCCAATCCACTCTCTGCGCCATGGGCTTGTGGTCGAGCTCGGGCCACGACAGCCCTAACGGCCCATCCCAGGTTCCGTCTCCTCCGTCCTCTCCGCTAGAAACCCTAGCGGAGGACCCCTGGGATCTGCTCAATCTCGCCGCCGACGAGGTGATGCGGATGAGTCTCCACGAGCAAGGTAACCACCGGAGCTTCAACGGCGTCAACCTCTCGGTCCCAGCCCAGAAACCCTCGTCTCCTCCGATTCGCGCGCCGCCGAAAAACCCTAATCCTAGCCCCAACCCTTACCCTAACGGCGGCTACTACACCACCCCGCTGATGACTCAACGCCAGGTTCAAGTTGCTCAA TTTCATCACCTGCGGCAACAGCAGCTTctgaagcagcagcagcagcagcaacaaatcgcggcggcggcgccgcagTGGGGGAAGCAGAGCAAGAGAAGCTGCGTCGGCGGCGGTGAGGGGCGGTACGCGCGGCCGCTGGGTTTGTCGCCCGCGGCGTGGCCGCCGCTGCAGAAAACGCAGttgccgcagccgcagccgcagcgcGGTTCGGGGATGCGCGCCATATTCCTCACCGGCGCGGGCGCCAAAAAGGAATCCGCGGGAACGGGCGTGTTCCTGCCGCGTAGAGCCGGAGCCCCCACCGAGCCCCGCAAAAAAccaa GTTGTTCTACCGTGCTTTTACCGGCGAGAGTTGTGCAAGCtttgaatctaaatttggaCGAGTTCGGGGCTCAACCGCGCTATCCGGGGGGCTTTGTTCTGGATCATG ATGCTCTTGTTGGCCGGAGCAACGCCGGGCTCTCCCACCACAAACGCAGCAGCAACCAGCTGCGTCCCCAGCCGCACCCGCCCTCTGCGGTCGCaaccgccgccgcggcgcccgCACTGCCTCATGAGCTCCGCCTCCCCCAGGAGTGGACTTACTAA